In Rubidibacter lacunae KORDI 51-2, the following are encoded in one genomic region:
- a CDS encoding M10 family metallopeptidase C-terminal domain-containing protein, producing MITNYVKALLHKNGNHWNTGGSVGNSSGLGGSAAITYSFMDGRPAGFDPDQYQDFADFSATQKYWIQHAMDQYEEIANITFTEVTSGGDIDWGYAQTFYDWDGDGVIESHEGAGGLATRPNSSGSFIVIDRDSTNFSQGSWGYGTLLHELGHAAAGFNDVTMGLNSSGTYTTSQENRNKGIDGQVLSVWQDSNKYTVMSYKGHPDMPGVEPSTLMLYDIAALQTLYGANTSTRAGNTTYSWATNETFLETIWDGGGTDTISASNQTRDVVINLNPGAFSSIGSYAGGNAKDNLAIAFNVTIENAYGGSGNDIIYGNSVRNFILGRAGNDRLYGLGGNDTQFGQDGNDTLYGGNGNDYLSGGNGNDYLSGGYGDDTLYGGSGNDYLSGGDGKDRLDGGLGIDTVTYRHWNGGGTYNLTTQVASFPGYYDEVIANFENIYTGDGNDTIYGNAARNVIRAGAGNDRLYGWGGNDSLYGEDGNDYLFGGSGNDYLSGGSGDDGLYGQDGQDSLYGQDGNDYLSGGNGNDYLSGGNGNDRLYGWNDHDRLSGGNGEDFLYGGNGNDYLSGDSGKDHLDGGAGNDTVDYRHWNGGGTYNLTTEVASFQGYYDEVIANFENIYTGNGIDTVIGNAARNIIRSGAGNDRLYGMGGNDSLYGEDGDDRLFGQDGTDFLSGQSGNDSLYGQSGNDFLYGGTGMDSLSGGSGDDRLYGEDGNDFLYGNDGNDFLYGHDGNDYLLGGSGDDRLAGGNGNDTLYGEDGNDTLYGENGDDRLAGGLGNDVLYGEEGNDTLYGWKGNDFLYGQGGNDYLNGEDDNDTLYGGNGEDRLYGGNGDDRLYGQGGNDFLYGENGNDFLYGKDGNDVLWGGTGNDVLSGEDGNDRLHGQDGNDSLYGGIGDDFLYGKDGNDRLYGGQGSDALSGGAGDDTLVGFGGSSSQFDKLTGGAGTDTFVLGNLSSVFYLGSGHASITDFTGDSLAIEDTIQIHGNFSDYNLVKNLNYGGGSALDTAIFQGSDLIGVVEDTTALALTADYFTTV from the coding sequence ATGATTACCAACTACGTTAAAGCTCTACTCCACAAGAACGGAAATCACTGGAATACCGGTGGCAGCGTCGGAAACAGCAGTGGTTTGGGCGGCTCGGCAGCAATCACCTACAGCTTTATGGACGGTCGCCCTGCTGGTTTCGATCCCGACCAGTATCAAGACTTCGCCGATTTCTCCGCCACTCAAAAATACTGGATCCAACATGCGATGGACCAGTATGAGGAAATCGCAAATATCACCTTTACTGAAGTTACATCTGGCGGCGACATCGACTGGGGCTATGCCCAAACCTTCTACGACTGGGATGGCGATGGTGTCATCGAATCTCACGAAGGAGCCGGCGGTTTGGCAACACGTCCGAATAGCAGCGGTTCTTTCATCGTGATCGATCGCGACAGCACGAACTTCAGCCAAGGTTCGTGGGGATATGGCACTTTGCTCCACGAACTCGGACACGCTGCCGCCGGGTTTAACGACGTCACGATGGGGTTGAACTCCAGCGGAACCTATACGACCTCGCAAGAAAATAGAAACAAGGGGATCGACGGTCAAGTGCTGTCCGTATGGCAAGACAGCAACAAGTACACGGTCATGTCCTACAAAGGCCATCCCGACATGCCGGGCGTCGAGCCCAGCACCCTGATGCTCTACGACATCGCCGCACTGCAAACTCTTTACGGTGCCAACACGAGCACGCGGGCGGGCAATACCACCTATTCTTGGGCGACAAACGAGACATTTTTGGAAACGATTTGGGATGGCGGCGGTACCGACACCATCAGCGCCAGCAATCAAACCCGAGATGTCGTCATCAACCTGAACCCAGGTGCCTTCAGCAGCATCGGCTCTTACGCTGGGGGGAATGCCAAAGACAACCTGGCGATCGCCTTCAACGTCACCATCGAAAACGCCTACGGCGGGTCCGGTAACGATATCATCTACGGAAATTCTGTTCGTAATTTCATTCTCGGCCGCGCTGGTAACGATCGCCTGTACGGACTAGGCGGTAACGACACCCAGTTCGGTCAAGACGGTAATGACACTCTGTATGGCGGGAATGGCAATGACTACCTGTCCGGCGGGAACGGCAATGACTACTTGTCCGGCGGGTACGGCGACGACACCCTGTATGGTGGGAGCGGCAACGACTACCTGTCTGGCGGGGACGGCAAGGACCGCCTAGACGGCGGATTAGGCATCGATACGGTCACTTACCGTCACTGGAACGGGGGCGGCACCTACAACTTGACGACCCAAGTTGCCAGCTTCCCGGGGTACTACGACGAGGTCATTGCCAACTTCGAGAACATCTACACCGGCGACGGCAACGATACCATCTACGGAAATGCTGCACGTAATGTAATTCGTGCCGGTGCTGGCAACGATCGCCTCTACGGTTGGGGCGGCAACGACTCCCTGTACGGCGAGGATGGCAACGACTACTTGTTCGGCGGGAGCGGCAACGACTACCTCTCCGGCGGGAGCGGGGACGATGGACTATACGGGCAGGATGGCCAGGACTCCCTATACGGGCAAGACGGGAACGACTACCTCTCCGGCGGGAATGGCAACGACTACCTCTCCGGCGGGAATGGCAACGACCGACTGTATGGCTGGAACGACCACGACCGCCTTTCCGGCGGGAACGGTGAAGACTTCCTGTACGGCGGGAATGGCAACGACTATCTATCTGGCGATAGCGGCAAGGACCACCTGGACGGCGGCGCAGGAAACGATACGGTCGATTACCGTCACTGGAACGGTGGCGGCACTTACAACCTGACGACCGAAGTTGCCAGCTTCCAAGGATACTACGACGAGGTCATTGCCAACTTCGAGAACATCTACACGGGCAATGGCATCGATACCGTCATCGGAAATGCTGCTCGGAACATAATTCGTAGCGGTGCTGGCAACGATCGCTTATACGGAATGGGCGGCAACGACAGCCTCTACGGCGAGGACGGCGACGACCGCCTCTTTGGTCAGGACGGCACCGACTTCCTCTCCGGTCAGAGCGGCAACGACTCCTTGTACGGTCAGAGCGGCAACGACTTTCTGTACGGCGGGACCGGAATGGACAGCTTATCCGGAGGGAGCGGCGACGACCGCCTCTACGGCGAGGACGGCAATGACTTCCTGTACGGTAATGACGGCAACGACTTTCTCTACGGTCATGACGGCAATGACTACCTGCTCGGCGGGAGCGGCGATGACCGCCTAGCCGGCGGGAACGGCAACGATACCCTTTACGGCGAGGACGGCAACGACACCCTATACGGTGAGAACGGCGATGACCGCCTTGCCGGCGGGCTCGGCAACGACGTACTATACGGCGAGGAAGGAAACGACACCCTTTACGGCTGGAAAGGCAACGACTTCCTGTACGGTCAGGGCGGCAACGACTACCTTAACGGTGAGGACGACAACGACACCCTTTACGGCGGGAACGGCGAAGACCGACTGTACGGAGGTAACGGCGACGACCGCCTCTACGGTCAGGGCGGCAACGACTTCCTTTACGGCGAGAACGGCAACGACTTTTTGTACGGTAAGGACGGCAACGACGTACTGTGGGGCGGGACCGGCAACGACGTCCTATCCGGTGAGGACGGCAACGACCGCCTCCACGGTCAGGACGGCAACGACTCCCTTTACGGTGGGATCGGCGACGACTTCCTGTACGGTAAAGACGGCAACGACCGGCTATATGGCGGACAGGGCAGCGACGCGCTGAGTGGCGGCGCCGGGGACGATACGCTAGTTGGCTTCGGCGGCAGCAGTTCCCAGTTCGACAAGCTCACCGGCGGCGCTGGCACCGATACGTTCGTGCTGGGCAATCTTAGCAGCGTGTTCTACCTGGGGTCCGGGCACGCCAGCATCACTGACTTCACCGGCGATTCTCTCGCCATCGAAGACACGATCCAGATCCATGGCAATTTCAGCGATTACAACCTCGTTAAAAACCTCAACTACGGGGGAGGATCAGCTCTAGATACGGCGATTTTCCAAGGCAGCGATTTGATCGGGGTCGTGGAAGATACGACGGCACTTGCCCTGACGGCTGATTACTTTACGACGGTGTAA